One part of the Apus apus isolate bApuApu2 chromosome 11, bApuApu2.pri.cur, whole genome shotgun sequence genome encodes these proteins:
- the GPI gene encoding glucose-6-phosphate isomerase isoform X1 has product MALSGDPHFKKLVEWHKANSAKLVLRQLFEADKDRFQKFSLNLNTDHGDILLDYSKNLVTEEVMKMLMELAKSRGVESARERMFSGEKINFTENRAVLHIALRNRSNVPILVDGKDVVPEVNKVLDKMKHFCQRVRGGEWKGYTGKAITDVVNIGIGGSDLGPLMVTEALKPYSKGGPRVWFVSNIDGTHIAKTLAELKPDTTLFIIASKTFTTQETITNAETAKEWFLHAAKDASAVAKHFVALSTNGPKVKDFGIDPENMFEFWDWVGGRYSLWSAIGLSIALHIGFDNFENLLAGAHWMDNHFHTAPLEKNIPVLLAMLGVWYINCYGCETHALLPYDQYMHRFAAYFQQGDMESNGKYITKKGSRVDYNTGPIVWGEPGTNGQHAFYQLIHQGTRMIPCDFLIPVQTQHPVRNGLHHKILLANFLAQTEALMKGKTADEARKELQAAGLSGDALEKLLPHKVFEGNRPTNSIVFTKLNPFTLGAIIAMYEHKIFVQGVVWDINSYDQWGVELGKQLAKKIEPELESNAPVTSHDSSTNGLINFIKKHRA; this is encoded by the exons ATGGCGCTCTCCGGAGACCCCCATTTTAAGAAGCTCGTGGAGTGGCACAAGGCGAACTCTGCCAAGCTCGTCCTGCGGCAGCTGTTCGAGGCCGACAAGGATCGGTTCCAGAAGTTCAG CTTGAATCTGAATACTGATCATGGTGATATCTTACTGGATTATTCAAAGAACCTTGTTACAGAAGAAGTGATGAAAATGCTAATGGAACTG GCAAAGTCAAGGGGTGTAGAAAGTGCCAGAGAGCGCATGTTCAGTGGAGAGAAGATCAACTTCACTGAG AACCGAGCTGTGCTTCATATTGCCCTGAGAAATCGATCCAATGTACCAATACTTGTCGATGGGAAGGATGTTGTTCCAGAAGTAAACAAAGTGTTGgacaaaatgaaacacttctGCCAG aGGGTCCGTGGTGGTGAATGGAAAGGCTACACTGGAAAGGCAATCACTGATGTGGTCAATATCGGGATTGGTGGCTCTGACTTG GGCCCTCTGATGGTAACTGAAGCCCTGAAACCATATTCCAAGGGAGGCCCTCGTGTTTGGTTTGTATCCAACATTGATGGTACACATATAGCCAAAACCCTCGCTGAGCTGAAGCCAGACACTACACTCTTCATCATTGCATCAAAG ACTTTCACCACTCAAGAAACCATCACCAACGCAGAAACGGCTAAAGAGTGGTTCTTGCATGCTGCTAAAGAT gcTTCAGCTGTGGCCAAGCATTTTGTTGCCTTGTCTACCAATGgt CCTAAAGTCAAAGACTTTGGAATTGATCCAGAGAACATGTTTGAGTTCTGGGAT TGGGTTGGTGGCCGCTACTCTCTGTGGTCTGCCATCGGTCTCTCCATTGCGCTCCACATTG GTTTTGACAACTTTGAGAACCTCCTTGCAGGAGCCCACTGGATG GATAATCACTTCCACACTGCCCCACTGGAGAAGAACATACCTGTTCTGTTGGCCATGCTAGGGGTCTGGTATATAAACTGCTATGGATGTGAAACCCATGCCCTCCTGCCCTATGACCAGTACATGCACCGCTTTGCTGCCTACTTCCAGCAG GGTGATATGGAATCTAATGGCAAATACATTACCAAGAAAGGCTCTCGTGTGGACTACAATACTGGCCCTATTGtgtggggagagcctggcacCAATGGGCAGCATGCTTTTTACCAGCTCATTCATCAAG GAACTCGCATGATTCCCTGTGACTTTCTGATCCCAGTCCAGACCCAGCATCCTGTGAGAAATGGCTTGCATCACAAG ATCCTTTTGGCCAACTTCCTTGCTCAGACTGAGGCGTTGATGAAAGGAAAGACTGCTGATGAAGCTCGTAAGGAACTTCAAGCAGCAGGACTGAGTGGGGATGCTCTGGAGAAGCTTCTTCCCCATAAG GTCTTTGAAGGAAATCGACCAACCAATTCTATCGTGTTTACAAAACTCAACCCATTCACTCTGGGAGCCATCATTG CCATGTATGAGCACAAGATATTTGTTCAAGGAGTTGTCTGGGATATTAACAGTTATGACCAGTGGGG AGTTGAACTTGGAAAACAACTTGCCAAGAAAATTGAGCCTGAACTTGAGTCAAATGCTCCAGTGACATCTCATGACAGCTCAACAAATGGGCTCATCAATTTCATCAAAAAACACAGAGCCTAA
- the GPI gene encoding glucose-6-phosphate isomerase isoform X2 → MKMLMELAKSRGVESARERMFSGEKINFTENRAVLHIALRNRSNVPILVDGKDVVPEVNKVLDKMKHFCQRVRGGEWKGYTGKAITDVVNIGIGGSDLGPLMVTEALKPYSKGGPRVWFVSNIDGTHIAKTLAELKPDTTLFIIASKTFTTQETITNAETAKEWFLHAAKDASAVAKHFVALSTNGPKVKDFGIDPENMFEFWDWVGGRYSLWSAIGLSIALHIGFDNFENLLAGAHWMDNHFHTAPLEKNIPVLLAMLGVWYINCYGCETHALLPYDQYMHRFAAYFQQGDMESNGKYITKKGSRVDYNTGPIVWGEPGTNGQHAFYQLIHQGTRMIPCDFLIPVQTQHPVRNGLHHKILLANFLAQTEALMKGKTADEARKELQAAGLSGDALEKLLPHKVFEGNRPTNSIVFTKLNPFTLGAIIAMYEHKIFVQGVVWDINSYDQWGVELGKQLAKKIEPELESNAPVTSHDSSTNGLINFIKKHRA, encoded by the exons ATGAAAATGCTAATGGAACTG GCAAAGTCAAGGGGTGTAGAAAGTGCCAGAGAGCGCATGTTCAGTGGAGAGAAGATCAACTTCACTGAG AACCGAGCTGTGCTTCATATTGCCCTGAGAAATCGATCCAATGTACCAATACTTGTCGATGGGAAGGATGTTGTTCCAGAAGTAAACAAAGTGTTGgacaaaatgaaacacttctGCCAG aGGGTCCGTGGTGGTGAATGGAAAGGCTACACTGGAAAGGCAATCACTGATGTGGTCAATATCGGGATTGGTGGCTCTGACTTG GGCCCTCTGATGGTAACTGAAGCCCTGAAACCATATTCCAAGGGAGGCCCTCGTGTTTGGTTTGTATCCAACATTGATGGTACACATATAGCCAAAACCCTCGCTGAGCTGAAGCCAGACACTACACTCTTCATCATTGCATCAAAG ACTTTCACCACTCAAGAAACCATCACCAACGCAGAAACGGCTAAAGAGTGGTTCTTGCATGCTGCTAAAGAT gcTTCAGCTGTGGCCAAGCATTTTGTTGCCTTGTCTACCAATGgt CCTAAAGTCAAAGACTTTGGAATTGATCCAGAGAACATGTTTGAGTTCTGGGAT TGGGTTGGTGGCCGCTACTCTCTGTGGTCTGCCATCGGTCTCTCCATTGCGCTCCACATTG GTTTTGACAACTTTGAGAACCTCCTTGCAGGAGCCCACTGGATG GATAATCACTTCCACACTGCCCCACTGGAGAAGAACATACCTGTTCTGTTGGCCATGCTAGGGGTCTGGTATATAAACTGCTATGGATGTGAAACCCATGCCCTCCTGCCCTATGACCAGTACATGCACCGCTTTGCTGCCTACTTCCAGCAG GGTGATATGGAATCTAATGGCAAATACATTACCAAGAAAGGCTCTCGTGTGGACTACAATACTGGCCCTATTGtgtggggagagcctggcacCAATGGGCAGCATGCTTTTTACCAGCTCATTCATCAAG GAACTCGCATGATTCCCTGTGACTTTCTGATCCCAGTCCAGACCCAGCATCCTGTGAGAAATGGCTTGCATCACAAG ATCCTTTTGGCCAACTTCCTTGCTCAGACTGAGGCGTTGATGAAAGGAAAGACTGCTGATGAAGCTCGTAAGGAACTTCAAGCAGCAGGACTGAGTGGGGATGCTCTGGAGAAGCTTCTTCCCCATAAG GTCTTTGAAGGAAATCGACCAACCAATTCTATCGTGTTTACAAAACTCAACCCATTCACTCTGGGAGCCATCATTG CCATGTATGAGCACAAGATATTTGTTCAAGGAGTTGTCTGGGATATTAACAGTTATGACCAGTGGGG AGTTGAACTTGGAAAACAACTTGCCAAGAAAATTGAGCCTGAACTTGAGTCAAATGCTCCAGTGACATCTCATGACAGCTCAACAAATGGGCTCATCAATTTCATCAAAAAACACAGAGCCTAA